The segment ATCGCGCGCAAGAGGGCTTCGATCGAGTAGTCGGAGATGTGCCGGTCGATGCTCGCCACGTCGAGGCCGAAGAAGGGGCCGTGCGTGAAGGTGCGCCATCCGCGCTCGTCGACGATCGACCTGAGCCGGGAAGCGTCGCCGTCGGTCATGGCCATGAGACCGTCGACGTCCGTCATCCGCAGCTCGGGCAGGAGCTTCTCTTGCTCGAGGAAGGGGACGCTCTCCGCGAGGCGATCGATCGGGACGCTGACGTGCAGTTCCATCGGGCCGTTCTTCCCGCGACAGGCTTGTCTTGACCTGCCGCGCCATCAGTTTATATTCTCCCCTATATTGCCCGATATCGGCCGCCGAGACAAGGAGTGAAACCGATGATGAGACTGGTGGAATGCGTTCCCAACTTCAGCGAGGGCCGCGACATGTCCCGGATCGACCGGATCACGGCCGAGGTCGCCGCCGTCGAGGGGGTCAAGCTGCTCGACGTCGATCCCGGCCGCGACACCAACCGGACGGTCGTCACCTTCATCGGCGACCCCGACGCGGTCGTCGAGGCGGCCTTCCGCGCGATCAGGCGCGCCGCCGAGGTCATCGACATGTCGAAACACTCGGGGGCGCACGCGCGCATGGGCGCCACCGACGTCTGTCCCTTCGTCCCCGTCTCCGGCGTGACGATGGAGGACTGCGCCGAGCTGGCACGCCGTCTCGGCGCGCGCGTGGGCGATGAGCTCGGCATCCCCGTCTATCTCTACGAGCACGCGGCGAGCGTCCCGGAACGGCGCAACCTCGCCGACGTCCGCGCCGGCGAGTACGAGGGGCTCGCCGAGAAGCTCGCCGACCCCGCCTGGAAGCCCGACTTCGGCCCCGCCGCGTTCAACGCGGGAGCCGGCGCGACGGCGATCGGCGCGCGCGAGTTCCTCATCGCCTACAACGTCAACCTCAACACTCGCGACACGAGAATCGCCCGCGACATCGCCTTCGCGATCCGCGAGAAGGGACGGATCAAGCGCGACGCCGGGGGCCAGATCGTCCGCGACGAGGCGGGGAAGGCCCTCCGCGAGCCGGGGATCTTCAAGGACGTCAAGGCGGTCGGCTGGTACATGGCCGACTTCGGCCGAGCGCAGATCTCGATCAACCTCACGAACTACAAGGTCTCGCCGCCGCACCGCGTCTTCGACGAGTGCCGCCGCATCGCGAACGAAATGGGCACCCGCGTCACGGGGAGCGAACTGGTCGGCTTGATCCCCATCGAGGCGATGCTCGTGGCCGGCCGCCACTACCTCGGGAAGCAGGGGCGGACCGAGGGCGTGCCCGAGAGCGAGCTGGTGCACATCGCGGCCTTGTCCCTCGGCCTCGGCGACCTCTACCCGTTCGAGCCGGACAAGAAGATCATCGAGTACCAGTTCCGGCGCGAGGGCGCCCTCGCCGCGATGACCGTCGAGCGATTCGCCGACGAGCTCTCCACCGATTCCCCCGCCCCGGGCGGGGGGAGCGTGGCCGCCCTCTGCGGCGCGCTCGCCGGCGCGCTCGCGGCGATGGTCGCCGCCCTCACGCACGGCAAGAAGGGATACGAGGCGGTCGCCGACGGCATGGTCGAGACGGGCGTCGCGGGACAGCGTCTCAAGGCGGCCTTCCTCGCCGACGTCGACCGCGACACCGACGCCTTCAACCTCCTCATGGACGCGATGCGCCTGCCGAAGAAGACGGACGCGGAGAAGACGGCCCGGCTCGCGGCGATCGAGGAGGCGACGAAGGGAGCCACCCTCGTCCCCCTCGACGTGCTCCGCCGCTCGAAGGAAGCGGCCGCGCTCGCGCGCCGCGTCTGCGAGGAGGGCAACCGCAACTCGATCAGCGACGCCGGCGTCGCCGCCCTCGCCGCCCGGACGGCGGCCCAGGGCGCCTGGATGAACGTGGTCATCAACCTCCCCGGGATCGAGGACGACGCCTTCAAGAGCGATGTCCGGGCCGAGGCGGACCGGCTCCGCGCCGAGGTGACCGCCCACGCCGACGAGACCGTCGCGATGACCGCGCGGGCACTCGGGGCGGACAGGTGACCGGGCCGCCGCGCCCGGAAAGGAGCACGTCATGATCACCCTCGATGCGAGCGGCGCGCCGCGCGCGGCGGACGAACGGGCGCGAGAGGCGCTCGCCTCCCTCCTCGACCGGCGGGTTCCGGGATCGGAGATGCTCGGCTGGCTCGACCTGCCGCACGCACCCGCCCGGGAGATCGGCCGCATCGAAGACGCCGCGAAACGGATACAGGACGAGAACGATCTGCTCGTCGTCGTGGGAATCGGCGGCTCGTGGCTCGGCGCGAAGGCGGCGATCGACGCCCTCGCCCCCGCCGGCGGCTTTCCCGTGCGCTTCGCCGGGACCAGCCTCTCCCCCGGCGGCCTCGCGCGCCTGCTCGACGAGATCGCCGGCACGCGCTTCGCGATCTGCGTCGTCTCCAAGTCGGGCACGACGACCGAGCCGGCGATCGCCTTCCGGCTCCTCCGCCGGGCCCTGCTCGACAGCGTCGGGGAGAAGGGCATGGCGCGGCGGATCGTCGCCGTCACCGACCCCGCGCGGGGCGCGCTGCGCCGCATGGCCGCCGAGCGCGACTGGACGACCTTCGACATCCCCCCCGACGTCGGGGGACGGTTCAGCGTCCTCTCCCCGGTCGGTCTTTTGCCGATCGCCGCGGCGGGCATCCCGATCGCCCCCTTCATGGCGGGAGCCGCCGGCGCCCTCGACCGCTTTACACGCCTCGACGGGGAGAACGACGCCCTCCGCTACGCGGCGATCCGCGACCTCCTCCACCGGGAGGGCACGGCGATCGAGGTCCTCTCCACGTTCCATCCCGAGCTGGCGACGGTCGGCGAGTGGTGGAAGCAGCTCACCGGCGAGAGCGAGGGAAAAGACGGCAAGGGGCTCTTCCCCGCTTCGGCCGTCCTCACCACCGACCTCCACTCCCTCGGTCAACTCCTCCAGGAGGGCACGCGCTCGATCCTCGAAACATTCCTCACGGCGCGCCGGCCGTCGCGCGACCTGGCGATACCGGCCGATCCCGACGACCTCGACAATCTCAACTATCTCGCCGGCAGGAGCCTCGGCGAGGTCAACCGGATCGCCTGGGAGGGCACGCGCGACGCCCACGCCGCCGGCGGCCTCCCGGTCCTCACGATCGAAATGGACGCCGTCACGCCCGGATCGATCGGCGAGCTCTTCGTCTTCTTCGAGATCGCGATCGCCGTCTCGGGGCTCTGCCTCGGCGTGAACCCCTTCGACCAGCCGGGCGTCGAGGAGTACAAGGCCCGTATCTTCCGGCTGCTCGGCAAGCCGGGGTACGCGGAATGACCACCGCCGGAAGGACGTGATCGAACGATGCCCGCGCGCAGACTCCCCCCCGCCCTCGCGGCGCTTTTCGCCCTCCTTCTCTCCGCCTGCGGGGGCGACGATCCCGTCGTCGAAGAGACATTCGTCATGGGGACGGTCGCCTGGGTGAAGATCCACGGCCTCGCGCCGCGAGAGGCGGAAGCGGCCGCCGCCGAGGCGCTCGCCGAGCTGCACCGAGTCGAATCGGTGATGAGCGTCTGGAAGGAGGAGAGCGAGCTCTCCCGCCTCAACCGGGCGGCGGACGGCCTGCCGCACCGGCTTTCCGAAGAGCTCTTCGACGTCATCGGCCGCGCCCTCGATTTCTCCCGCATCACCGAGGGGGCCTTCGATGCGACGACCGGCCCCCTCGTCGAGCTGTGGGGATTCCGGGGGGGCGAGCCGGCCGTTCCCTCGGTGGCCGCGCTCGACTCGGCGCTGGCCGTCGTCGGCTCGACGCGGATCGTCGTCGACCGGTACGACCGCGCCCTCACCCTGCCGCCGGGGATGCGCATCGACCTCGGCGGCGTCGCCAAGGGGTACGCCGTCGACCGGGCCGCCGCGATCCTGCGCAGCCGCGGCGCGTCGAGCGCCCTCGTGAACGTCGGCGGCAACATGTACGCCCTCGGCGCACCGCCCCGACGCGGGGGGTGGACGATCGGGATCCGCGATCCGCGCGGCGGCGACGGCATCGTCGGATCGCTTCTCCTCCGCGACGAGGCGGTCGCCACGAGCGGCAACTACGAGAACTTCGTCGAGATCGGCAACCGGCGGTACGGCCACATCATCGACCCGCGCGACGGCCGCCCCGTCGACCGGGTGCTCGGCGTGACGGTGGTCGCGAAGACGGCGATGGCCGCCGACGCCCTCTCGACGGGCCTCTTCGTCCTCGGCCCCGAACGGGCGCCCGTCGCCCTCGCCACGTCCAGGGCACGCGCCCTCTTCGCCCTTCCCGACGGGGAAGGGGTCCGCTACGTCCCCCTCGGCGATTTCGGGGACGCCCTCCGGCTCGACCGCCCCTGACTTCCACCCGGCGTCCCGCTTTCGCCGCCCGCCCGGTTGAATTCCGTTGCGCCCCGGCCGGCTGGTGCCCTATAACGATTGCACGGGGGAACTCCGACACGACAACGGACAGGAGGCGACGACATGCGTATCGTCCACGTATCCGCTTTCGCAGCGGCTCTTCTGGCGGCCGCCCCGTTCTCCGCGCCCTCGCCGGCCGACGAGGTCCCGATGACCGCTGCGGCGATCCACGCCGAGCTCGAGACGGGCGCGACCGCGCTGATGACGGCCGGCTGCGCCACGTCCGGCTGCCACGCGGGCCGGTTCCCGCGGGCCGGGCTCGACCTTTCCGCCGGCGCCTTCCCCGCGTCGGTCGTCGGCGCGCCGAGCCGGAAGGCCGAGGGACGGCTTCTCGTCGATCCGGCCGATCCCGCGGCGAGCTACCTCATGGCGAAGATCGTCGGCGAGGAGGGGATCGTCGGCGACCGAATGCCCGACGATGCGCCGCCGATGGCCGAAGCGGACGTGCGACTGCTGCGGCTCTGGATCTGCGGCGTGCACGTGGCGGCGGGAGGCGGTGGACGATGAGCGTTCGGCGGCCGGTCGGCGCCGCCCTCGCGCTCGGCCTCCTCTCGCTCGGCGGGCTCTTCCTGCACCTGCGGCTGCACCCGCTTCCCGTCGACCCGGCCGATCCGCGGAACCCGGCGAACGTCCTGCCGGCGGTCTTCGGCGTCGTGAGCGCGATCGCCGTCCCGGCGATGCTTTTCTTCAAGCGCACATGGCTCGCCGGCTACCTCATCAACGGGATGAGCGTCGTCGTCGGCACGATCACGATGGCGCACCTCTCGATCGCCCATCCGCCGCCGGGGGGCGCCGGCGCCCTGCTTCTGCGGTCGATGATCCCGAACATCCTCATCCTTTTCGCGAAGCTCCCCGTCGGGCAGTCGGCCCTCCGCCACTGGCGGCCGGACGGGACGGGACGGATGTTCACCACCGCCTGGTGGCTGCGCCACTTCGCATATCTCGGCGCGGCCTACGCGCTCGGCTTCTTCCTGTGGAGGTGACGTGTTGCGTTACCTGATACGATTCAGGGCGGGGTGGTGGATCGTCCACGTCGCGGCGATCCTGTTCGTCCTCTGGCTCGGGCACGTGGTGAAGTTCTGAGGGACTGCCCCCGCGCTTCTTCCGGGCTATCATATCCCCGGGGGGAGGAATTACCATGGGAGTCGCACGTTCGCTCGCGCGGCACGCGCCGGCCGTCGCGCTCGTCTGCCTGTTCGCCGGCTGCGAATCGATCGGCGAGACGATCGGGATCACCGGGTTCCCCGAATGGGAACCGGTCGGCGGCCCGCCGGGAGGCACGATCGTCGATGTCCTCGAGGCGGCGCCCGGCGTGCTGGTCGCATCGAGCGCCGACCGTGGCCTCTTCCGCTCGACCGACGGCGGCGCCTCCTGGGTGCCGGTCCTGTCCTTCCCGCCGGAGACATGCGTTCGCATGTTCGCATCCCCCCACCCGGACACCGTGCTGGCCATCGTCAACGACAGGAGGATCCTGCGCTCGACCGACGGAGGCGCGACCTGGCCGGTCGTCGCATCGGAAATCGGCGGCGTCGAGCTCCTCGCGGGACCCGGCCGGGTCTACTGCCGGACCTTCGACGGTATCCTCCGCTCGACGGACGCCGGGGAGAGCTGGACGACCGTCTTGTCCATCGAGGCCTCCCGGCTGCACGCCGTCACCTCCGCGGGACACGTCTACGTCTCGACGTCGCGGGAACTGCACCGCTCGACAAACGGGGGCGACAGCTGGTCGCGCATCGACAACGGCGCCATAGGGGACCTGATTACCGCCGCCGCCGTCCTCCCGGGCGTTGGCATCTTCGTCGGCACGAGCATGCGCTCGGTCTTCCTCTCCCCGGACGACGGCGCGACGTGGCGCGCCGTCGGCGCGCACGCCTTCGGCGACGACGCCCTCGTGTGGCGCATCTCGACGGTCGGAAAGGAGGCCTGGGTCGACGCCGACGACCGGGGCATCTTCGCGACGGGGGACGGGGAGACCTGGCGCAGGACGAACCTGCCGGTCTTCTCCCTCTGGTGCATCCGCGCCGTGAGCGGCTCCGGCGCGATCGTCGGCACCCGCAGCGCGGGCGCGTGGACTACGACGGACGGCGGCGACTCCTGGTCGCCCCTCCCCCTCGATATCGGGATCGCCGAGCCGCACGACATACTCCCCGTCGCCGGCGGGGGCATCCTCGTCGCGACGTCATGCGCCGGACTCTGGTACTCCCCGCCGGGAACCGGGTCGTGGCGCCCCGCCAACGGCGGCATCCGCGAACCCGCGGCATATTTCCTGCGGCACGGTCCCGGCGGCGACCTGTGGGCGATAACGACCGGCGGCCTGCACCGTTCGGCCGATCTCGGCGTCAGCTGGGAATGCGCGTCAAGGGAATCTCTCCTCGGATTCTGCCGGGGCTTCGACGTCGGCCCGGACGGGCGCCTGTGGCTCGCCTCATGCTCGGTCAACCTAAAGGAACGGGGAATCTTCGTCTCTTCGGACGGGGGCGCGTCCTGGATCCGTTCATTCGATTCCGCCCCGGACCTCGAATGCGTGCGGTGCCTCCTGGCGGCGCCGGACGGAAGGATCGCCGCCGCGGCGGACGGCCTCGGCGTGCTCGTGCTCGAGGAGGGGGCGGACGCATGGGCCGGGGCCGGGCTCGCAGGAGAGAGCGTGCGCGCGCTGGCCGCGGCGGGCGGGGGGCGCCTGGTCGCCGGCGGCCACCGCGACGTTTGGCTGTTCGACGCGATCGTCGGGGGCTGGCGCTCGCTCGGGCTCGACGCGGGAGCGACGCGTCTCTTCAGTTTGGTGGGCGGCATCCTCGCGCTGACCTGGGAAACGGAGCGTCTCGTCTTCATGCCGACCGGCGGCGACTGGTTCCCCTTCGACGACGGCATGGACGGCCGCCGCATCCGCGACGTCGAGATCGACGCCGGGGGCCTCGGGTGGGCGGCGACGGGAGACGGCGTCTGGCGAACGACGGAGCCCTGCTCCTGGCTCGAATAGCAGCGAGCCCGCCCGGCGAAGCCGGGCGGGCTCGTATCGTCGATTCGACGCCGCCGGCGCGGTCAGTCCGCCGCGTCCGCCGGCTTCTCCCGCTTGAACTCCCCGAACCAGCTCGTGTGGATCGCGCAGGTCGAGCAGTCGTGCTCGCGGCGGATGAGCGGCGTGCGCCCGGCCTTCTCGGCGAGGCGGATCTCGGCGTTGTTCATCAGGCCGAGGAGGATCCCGAGGACGACGAAGGCCCCCGGCGGCAAAATCATGAGCAGCAGGGGCAGGTAGCCGTCGCCGAAGACGGCCGCCCCGAAGATCGTCCCGTTGCCGAGGAGCTCGCGGATCGCGCCGATCAGCACGAGCGAGATCGTGAAGCCGAGCCCCATCCCCAGGCCGTCGACGATCGAGATCGCCACGCGGTTCTTCGAGGCGAAGGCCTCGGCCCGCCCGAGGATGATGCAGTTCACGACGATCAGCGGGATGAAGAGCCCGAGGCTCTTGTGCAGGGCGTGGAAGTAGCCGTTCATCACGAGATCGACGATCGTCACGAAGGTGGCGATCGTCACGATGAAGGCGGGGATACGGATCTTCTTCGGGATGATCGAGCGCATCGCGGCGATCACCGCGTTCGAGCAGACCAGCACGAACGTGGCGGCGAGCCCCATGCCGATCCCGTTCTCGGCCGTCGTCGTGACGGCGAGGGTCGGGCAGAGCCCGAGGACGAGGCGGAAGATCGGGTTCTCCGCCCAGAAGCCCTTGGTGAATTCCCGGACGGCGCTCATCGCTCCACCTCCCGCGCCGCGTCCGCGGCGGTCGCGAATATCTCTCCGCGGTGCGCGGCGAAGAAGCGCAGGCCCTCGGCCACCGCGTTCGTCACGGCCCTCGACGAGATCGTCGCCCCCGTGATCGGCACGAACGTGCCGCCGTCCTTCGTAACGGCCCACGTCGCCGGATCCTCGAGGCTCGTTCCGCCGTACTGGAGGCGGAAGGCCTCCGTCTCGATCTTGGCGCCGAGCCCGGGCGTCTCGAGATGGCGGAGGATCTCGATCCCCCGCACCACGCCGAGCGTGTCGACGCCGACCATGATCGCGATCTCGCCCGAGTAGCCGTCCATCGACACGACGGGGAAGGCAGCGCCGACGACCGCGTTTCCGAGCCTGCCGCGGTAGAAGGTCGTCTCGAGGGTGTCGCCGGCGAAAACGACCGGAAGAACGACCGTATCCTCGTCGGGCTTGTTGTCGAAGGGCGGCAGCACGCTGCGCACGGCGCTGAGCGTCTCCTCGCGGAGGGCGTTGCGGATCGGCTCTTCCGTCTTTGCGCTGACGTATGCCAGCACGCCCGCAGAGACGGCGGCGATGATCGTGAGGACCGCGCAGAGCCTGAGAATCTCCTTCATCGTCGTCTTTCCTCCCGCCGGTGCGGCGTTACGAGGCCGCGGCCCGCTTCACCGCGCCGAAAACCGTCGGTTTCGTGTAGCGGTCGATGAGCGGCGTCGCGGCGTTCATGAGCAATATGGCGAACGACACGCCCTCCGGGTACGCCCCGAAGAGCCGGATGACCATCGTGATGATCCCGCAGCCGGCGCCGAAGATCAGCATCCCCCGTTTCGCCAGCGGGCTCGTCACGTAATCGGTGGCCATGTAGAGCGCGCCGATGAAGAGGCCGCCGGTGATCACGTGGAAGCTCGCGTCGACGAAGCGAGACGGGTCTGCCAGATGGGCGATCCCGGCGAAGATCCACACGCTCGCGATGAAGGCGACGGGGATGTGCCAGGAGATCACCTTCTTCGCGATCAGGAAGACGCCGCCGATGAGAAGCAGGATCACCGAGGTCTCGCCGAGGCAGCCGGCGCGGTTGCCGATGACGAGGTCGAGCACCTGGTCGCGCGTCATGGCGAATCCCTCGACACTGCCCGTCTCGAGGAGCGCCTCGCGCAGGCGCGTGAGCGGCGTGGCGGTGGTGACCGCGTCCATCCCCCACCGCGACGGGGCGACC is part of the Candidatus Krumholzibacteriota bacterium genome and harbors:
- a CDS encoding RnfABCDGE type electron transport complex subunit D; amino-acid sequence: MVSASPHVHDGRTVAGIMKLVVLALAPATLFSFYIFGLAAVRVVGVSILSAVVFEALFQRIAGRPVRIGDWSAVLTGLLLALNLPATAPWWLVVVGAFFAIVIAKQLYGGLGYNPFNPALVGRVVLLLSFPVQMTAGWVAPSRWGMDAVTTATPLTRLREALLETGSVEGFAMTRDQVLDLVIGNRAGCLGETSVILLLIGGVFLIAKKVISWHIPVAFIASVWIFAGIAHLADPSRFVDASFHVITGGLFIGALYMATDYVTSPLAKRGMLIFGAGCGIITMVIRLFGAYPEGVSFAILLMNAATPLIDRYTKPTVFGAVKRAAAS
- a CDS encoding RnfABCDGE type electron transport complex subunit G, whose translation is MKEILRLCAVLTIIAAVSAGVLAYVSAKTEEPIRNALREETLSAVRSVLPPFDNKPDEDTVVLPVVFAGDTLETTFYRGRLGNAVVGAAFPVVSMDGYSGEIAIMVGVDTLGVVRGIEILRHLETPGLGAKIETEAFRLQYGGTSLEDPATWAVTKDGGTFVPITGATISSRAVTNAVAEGLRFFAAHRGEIFATAADAAREVER
- a CDS encoding glucose-6-phosphate isomerase; amino-acid sequence: MITLDASGAPRAADERAREALASLLDRRVPGSEMLGWLDLPHAPAREIGRIEDAAKRIQDENDLLVVVGIGGSWLGAKAAIDALAPAGGFPVRFAGTSLSPGGLARLLDEIAGTRFAICVVSKSGTTTEPAIAFRLLRRALLDSVGEKGMARRIVAVTDPARGALRRMAAERDWTTFDIPPDVGGRFSVLSPVGLLPIAAAGIPIAPFMAGAAGALDRFTRLDGENDALRYAAIRDLLHREGTAIEVLSTFHPELATVGEWWKQLTGESEGKDGKGLFPASAVLTTDLHSLGQLLQEGTRSILETFLTARRPSRDLAIPADPDDLDNLNYLAGRSLGEVNRIAWEGTRDAHAAGGLPVLTIEMDAVTPGSIGELFVFFEIAIAVSGLCLGVNPFDQPGVEEYKARIFRLLGKPGYAE
- the ftcD gene encoding glutamate formimidoyltransferase encodes the protein MRLVECVPNFSEGRDMSRIDRITAEVAAVEGVKLLDVDPGRDTNRTVVTFIGDPDAVVEAAFRAIRRAAEVIDMSKHSGAHARMGATDVCPFVPVSGVTMEDCAELARRLGARVGDELGIPVYLYEHAASVPERRNLADVRAGEYEGLAEKLADPAWKPDFGPAAFNAGAGATAIGAREFLIAYNVNLNTRDTRIARDIAFAIREKGRIKRDAGGQIVRDEAGKALREPGIFKDVKAVGWYMADFGRAQISINLTNYKVSPPHRVFDECRRIANEMGTRVTGSELVGLIPIEAMLVAGRHYLGKQGRTEGVPESELVHIAALSLGLGDLYPFEPDKKIIEYQFRREGALAAMTVERFADELSTDSPAPGGGSVAALCGALAGALAAMVAALTHGKKGYEAVADGMVETGVAGQRLKAAFLADVDRDTDAFNLLMDAMRLPKKTDAEKTARLAAIEEATKGATLVPLDVLRRSKEAAALARRVCEEGNRNSISDAGVAALAARTAAQGAWMNVVINLPGIEDDAFKSDVRAEADRLRAEVTAHADETVAMTARALGADR
- a CDS encoding electron transport complex subunit E, giving the protein MSAVREFTKGFWAENPIFRLVLGLCPTLAVTTTAENGIGMGLAATFVLVCSNAVIAAMRSIIPKKIRIPAFIVTIATFVTIVDLVMNGYFHALHKSLGLFIPLIVVNCIILGRAEAFASKNRVAISIVDGLGMGLGFTISLVLIGAIRELLGNGTIFGAAVFGDGYLPLLLMILPPGAFVVLGILLGLMNNAEIRLAEKAGRTPLIRREHDCSTCAIHTSWFGEFKREKPADAAD
- a CDS encoding FAD:protein FMN transferase, encoding MPARRLPPALAALFALLLSACGGDDPVVEETFVMGTVAWVKIHGLAPREAEAAAAEALAELHRVESVMSVWKEESELSRLNRAADGLPHRLSEELFDVIGRALDFSRITEGAFDATTGPLVELWGFRGGEPAVPSVAALDSALAVVGSTRIVVDRYDRALTLPPGMRIDLGGVAKGYAVDRAAAILRSRGASSALVNVGGNMYALGAPPRRGGWTIGIRDPRGGDGIVGSLLLRDEAVATSGNYENFVEIGNRRYGHIIDPRDGRPVDRVLGVTVVAKTAMAADALSTGLFVLGPERAPVALATSRARALFALPDGEGVRYVPLGDFGDALRLDRP